GCCTCCCGCACGATGCCCGCATTCGATACGAGTATTTGGCGGGAGGCGGGGGAGAGGGACGGTCGCGAGCGCTCAGGGCCTGACTGGCAGGATACAGCTCTTACTCGTTCACGAAAGATTTTCCTTGATTGAATCTGTGCTTTGAATATTCTGGTTTTTTGTGGAAAAATCCTTGGGAAAAGGAGCAAAAACAATGAAGGTAATAGAAGGTAACCTGGTTTCGAAGGGCTACAGATTCGCCCTGGTGGTCAGCCGTTTCAATGAACTGGTAAGCCGCAAGCTGATGGAGGGGGCGATGGACTGCCTGCTCCGTCACGAAGTCTTGGAAGACGATATCACGGTTATTTGGGTGCCCGGTGCTTTTGAAATCCCGCAGATGGCCAAAGCCGCGGCGCAGAGCGACAGTTACGATGCCGTAATCTGCCTGGGCGCGGTGATCCGGGGCGGCACACCCCATTTTGAATATGTGGCAGCGGAGGTTAGCAAAGGGGTGGCCCAGGTTGCCCTGAGCCAATCCAAGCCCGTGATTTTCGGAGTGCTTACCACAGACACTATCGAGCAAGCCCTGGAACGCGCCGGCACCAAAGCCGGGAACAAAGGTTTTTCCGCTGCCAGCGCGGCTTTGGAAATGCTCAACCTGATGGCGGAACTCAAGCTTGGGACTAAGGCGTAAATCCCGCGAACTGGCGGCCCAAACCCTTTACGCGCTTGATTTTCGGGAACTGGACCCGGAGTTCCTGGAATACGGGATGCTGAACAGCTATCCCGATGTGCTGAATGAACTCGCCAAACTGGAAAAGATGCGCAACTCGGCGACGGTGATCGATTTTGCCGACGATTTGGTGAAAAACGCCATCATCAACCGCACCGAGATCATCCAGAAAATAGAGAAACACAGCGAAAACTGGAGCGTGGAAAGTATCTCCCACATGGACAGAAACGTGCTGCAAGTAGCTGTATATGAATTGCTCTATACGGACACTCCGCCGGCTGTGGTGATCAACGAAGCGCTCGAAATCGGCAAGAAATTCTGCGAGGAAGGCGCGGTGAAGTTTATCAACGGGGTCCTGGATTCCGTGAACAAAGAACTGCGCGCGAAGGAAAGCATAGAGGGCATTGCCCGACTGAGGTAAAAATGGAAAAGAACCCAGCTTTGATCTGCTCTTTGGGCGTGTTCGCCTATAACGAAGCGGATAACATCATCCCCCTGCTGGACTCGCTTTGCAATCAGAACTTAAAGCAGGCCAGCATCGCGGAAATCATTGTGGTTTCCAGCGCCAGCACGGACGGCACGGACGAACTGGTGGAGAATTATACCAGCCGGGACCCGCGGGTGCGCTTGATCCGCCAGGCAAGGCGGGAAGGCAAATCCAGCGCCATCAACCTATTTATTGCGGAGGCTAAATCGCCGATCCTGATAGTGATTTCCGGAGACGTTATCCCGGCGCCCACAACTATCGAAAAACTGGCCGTAGCTTTCAATGACCCTAAGGTTGGGGCCAGTGGCGGCAGGCCTGTTCCTGTGAATCCCGTCAACACTTTTATGGGTTTCGCTGTGCATCTGCTCTGGCGCTTGCATCACCGCATGGCCATGATTTCGCCCAAATTGGGTGAAATGATAGCCTTTCGTAAGCTGATGGATTCCATCCCGGCCGAATCCGCGGTTGACGAAGCCAGCATCGAGGCCATTGTCCGCTCCCACGGTCTGAAACTTCGCTACGTTCCTGACGCGATCATCAGCAACAAAGGCCCCACGAACCTGAAAGACTTCATCAAGCAACGCCGCCGCATCCAGAACGGCCATCTCTGGCTGAAGCAAAAACAGGACTACAAGGTGGTCTCCCAGGATGGGGGCACCCTGCTCTGGATACTCCTGGCCGAATTGCGCGAATACCCGGCTTCTGCACCCAAAGTGTTTGCCGTGATGCTTTTGGAAATGTATTGCCGGCTTTTGGGCTCCTGGGATTTTTACATCAAGGGCAAAAACCCCTTCGCTTGGGATATCGCCCGGTCCACCAAGGATTTGGGACGTTAAGGATTTTTGAACGCCATGCTCAATCTGCTTTTCAGGATGCTCGGATACTGGCTGATGAAGCATCTCGGTTTTCCCCGCCTCCTGCCCATGAGTTATACCGTAAGCCTGCTCTACACCTGCAATTCGCGCTGCAGCACCTGTAATGTCTGGAAGAAGAAAGCCCACAATTTCACAGTGGAAGAATACGCCAAAACCTTCAAGAAGATAGGACGCTCGCCTTACTGGATCACATTCAGCGGAGGTGAGCCCTTTCTGCGCAAGGACATTGTGGAAGTGGTCTCCACCATTTATGAGATTTCACGCCCCAACATAATCAACATCCCCACCAACGGCATCCTCACCGGCACCATAGTGGAAAAGACCGCCGCGATCGCCAGGGCCTGCCCCAAGTCCCAGGTGATCATCAACATATCGGTGGACGGCATCGGCGAACAGCACGACGAGATACGCAAGGTGCCAGGCAACTACAAGAAGACGATGGCCACCTTCCAGAAGCTAAAAGCCCTGCAGATCCCCAATCTGGCAGTGGGCATCCATACCGTGATTTCGCAGTTCAATGTGGATACCTTTCCAGGCATCGCCAACGAATTGCTGCGTCTTAAACCGGATGCCTACATCACCGAGATTGCCGAGGAGAGGGGAGAACTGGACACCTTTGGGGCCCAGATTACGCCCAGCCTTGTGGCTTATAAATCCGCCATCGATTATCTAATCCACCGCATCAAAAACGAAAAATACAAGGGGATGAACAAGATCACAATGGCTTTCAGGATAGAGTATTACAATCTGGTGAAACGCATCATGCGCGACGAACGCCAGATATTGCCCTGTTATGCCGGAGTGGCTTCAGCCCAGATCTCGCCGGACGGTGACGTTTGGAGCTGCTGTGTCAAGGCAAAGTCTTTGGGCAATCTGCGCGCCAGTAAATACAATTTCCGCGAGATTTGGTTCAACCACGAATCCGAACTGGAGCGCCGTTCCATTCATAAAAAACAGTGCTGGTGCCCACTGGCCAACGCCGCCTATACCAACATGCTGATGGATATTCCCACGCTGATGAGGGTTTTTTGGCGCAGCATGATCAAATGGTGGAATTAAAATGATCAAACTACAAAGCAAATACGCCCTGTCTCCTCAAAGCATCTGTGAACACCAGTCTTCCCAGGATGGCCGTTACGCCTGGTTCCTCTGCGTGGCCCACGAAGAGAACGACATCGCCTTGGAGGAGATCCTGGCCGGGGTGAAACTGGAAGTATTGAATGCCAAGGTGCTTGAGATCAGCAAGATGGAGATCGAGAACTGGCTCAAGAGCTTCTTCGCTGATTTCCACTGGAAGCTGCATGCCAGCCTGCGCCGCACAAATCTGCGGGAAAAGGGCCTGTCCCTCTTTTTCGCTGTGTGTTTTGACCATGATCTCATCTTTGTGCAGTTTGGCCGTCTCTTTTGTGCCGTCACCAATGGGAAAAAACTGGAAACGGTGGGCCGGAACTGGAAGAATTACCACGTGCAAAGCTTGAAGAATCTGAATCTGCTGGGCCTTTCGGAAGAAGACATCCGGGTGAAACCGCTAAAATTCCATCTGAAAGAAAATGAAAGCCTGGTGGTGCTGCCCGGAAAAGTGGCAGCCAAGGTTTTCGGAAGCTCTCCTGACGTGAGCAGCCTGCAGCCGCTGGTGGAATCCTTCAGCTCTGCCTCTCCGGCGCTGTGGCTCATCCTCAAGCATCAAACTCCTCTGGCCAAACCCAAAAAACGCCGACTGACCAAGCTGGAGATCAGCACCCTGTTCCTGCTTCTGGGAACGGCTTTGGCCATAATTTACATGGCCCTGGGGAACCGCATCATCGGTGTGGGCTTCTACCGCGCCAAGAAAATGGTCAACGAAAAGATCGAGCAGGCTATAACCGTTTTGAACATGCCGGCCCGGAACGTGCAACTGGTCCGGAATTGGAGCATGGAACTGCCCTTCAGGGTTACATCCTCTCCCGCATTCAACCAGCAGAATGTGTTTCTGGTCAGCGGGGCCGATATCTACGCTTATAAGCTTTCCTCCCGCGAGCAGCTTTGGAAACAGAACTATCCTGCCCCGGTGGGCGCGATAATGACCACGGCGGCTGGACTGAACGCAACCCTCACCAATGGCAACACCTTGGGGCTGGATTTGCGGGGAAATGAAGTCTGGAGCCAGTCGTTGCAGGCTCTGGCTAACGAAAAGTCCAACCTGACCATGCTGGAGATCACGCCGGCTCAGGAAAAGCGCATCGATAAAAACCTCACCGTGCTCCCTCTCAGGCGGGGACTGGCAATTCTGGACAGCCAGCAGGGCAAACTGATGAGTGAACTGTCCCTGCCGGAAGAGCTTAGGTTTATATCCATGTATGACGATTACAACAGTTGTTTTTACCTGGTTACGCAGGATTCCCTGGTCTGCGTGAACCTGAACATTGTGAACTAAGATGCCCCGAAACCTGCTTTCGATCATACTCCTGATCCTTTCCACCACCTTGGGTGCCGTGACCGGAAACGTCACCACCACGGGCTTCGCCCGGCTCCAATATGACGGCGGAGGGGATTGGTACAACGATCCGGAGGTTTTGCCCAATCTGGCCCGTTTTGTGAACGCGAGCCTGAACACCACTTTTCCCCTCGACCAAAGCGTGGTCAAAGCCGGCGAAGCAAAGCTTTTCGAATATCCTTTCGTTTATTTAACCGGGCACGGCAACATCCGCTGGGATGACCGCGAAGTGGAAAATTTGCGCCAGTGGATGCTGCGCGGGGGCTTTCTCTACGCCGATGACGATTATGGCATGGATTCCTCTTTCCGGCGTGAGATCAAACGGGTCTTTCCAGAATACGAGCTGGTGGAGTTGGATGGCTCTTCACCCTTGTTTACCAGCTTTTTCGATTTTAGCGGCGGTCTGCCCAAAATCCACCTGCACGACGAAAAGCCGCCCCAGGCCTTTGGCATTTTTGACGATGACGGCCGCCTGATGTGTCTATATACCTACGAAACAAATATCAGCGACGGCTGGGCCGATCCCGCCACTCACAAGGATCCGCCGGAAGTGCGCGAAACAGCTCTCCGCTTTGGCTGCAACATCATCTACTACCTGCTTACCCGGAGTTGAGATGCGCATCTGCGTGCTGTCTGACGTGCATTACAAATACGTGTTCAAAGACACTTACGACCGTGCCAACGCCAATCTGGCGCTCGACTTTCTGAAACAGGCAGTGGGAAAATACGACTTGATGGTGCTCAACGGCGATATCTTCGACCTCTGGTTCGACTGGAAATACGCCATCATAAAGCAGTACTTTCCCATTCTCCACCGCCTGGCGGAGATTCGTGAACACGGCTGCAGGCTGGTTCTGATCAGCGGCAACCACGATTTCTGGTTCAATGATTTTTTCCGAGATTATCTTGAAATCGAGGTTTACAATAACTCTTTCAGCCTGAAGGAGGACGGCCTCAGGGTGCTGTTCACCCACGGCGATTTGCACACCGTGAACGACCTCCGCTACAAGTTTTTCCGGCGCCTGATCCGCATGAAGCTCAGCAAGAAGCTCTTTTCCCTGTTGCACCCTGATCTCGCTCTGTTGATCGGGGGAAAGCTCTCCCGCTCCAGCCGGTTCCGGCAGGTATCCTCTCTGCTCCAATCCAAAAAAAGTGCGGGACTGAGCCGTTACGCGGAGTATATGATTGGAAAAAAGGATTATGACCTGGTTTGCATGGGCCACAGCCACCATCCCGGGATAACCCGGCTAAAAGGTGGAATTTACGCCAACAGCGGCGACTGGACCCGGCACCACAGCTACCTGGAGATAGATTCTGGCCAGGTGAGCCTCAAATATTACAAAAGCAAGGAGATGCACAATGCTCAAAACCCCGCAGAAGATCGCCCTGGTGGCGATGGTCCTGGTTCTCAGCCTCAGCCTGCTGAACTGCCAGACCAATGAACTGAAGTCGGCAGGAGCCGCAAAACTGGAGGAAAAATTGGATAAGGAAACCCAAGTGAAGACCGCAGTGATCGAAACCAACCAAGGCAACATTGAGCTGGAACTCTGGCCCAATCTGGCACCCAAGACGGTGGACAACTTCCTGAAACTGGCGGCGGAAGGCTTTTATAACCAGACCTACTTTCACCGCGTCATCCCGGATTTCATGATCCAGGGCGGTGACCCCAACACCAAGGACGGCGACCGTTCCAATGATGGCATGGGCGGGCCCGGCTACCAATTTGAAGACGAATGCTACGCTCCGGGTGAAGCGGTCACCGGCGAGGTCAACGATGAAGAGACAGCCATGCTGGTCTGGACCAAGATCATCATCCCCTACATGCAGTCGGGCAAAAATCCCCAGCAGGAGGTCTTCGACATCGTAAGAGCCGTGCAGGAAGAACAGAGTCCGGAACCGATCTTTGGCAAGACCGTGGAGTGGTACCAGAACCGCACCGGCATCAGCGAACCACTCCGGAAACAAATACTTAAGGCCTCCGTTCTTTATTCCTACATCTGCATGGCCAATTCCGGACCCAACACCAACGGCTCCCAGTTCTTCATCGTCACCAAACAGCCCGGAACTCCCTGGCTGGACGGCAAACACACCGTTTTCGGCAAAGTAGCCAGCGGCATGGACGTGGTGCACAAGATAGAAAATCTGCCCCGGGACAAACAGGACAATCCAGAAGTTGGAAACCGGGCCATCATCAAGGCCATAAACCTAACGAAATAAGGCTCTACCATGGCACGAACCTCTGAATCCGCCCTGCAGCAGGAGATCATGGCCTGGATCAGCCAGAACCAGTATGTCTATCTGGCCACGGTCGATAAAAAACAAGCCCGGGTACGTCCCGTGGTGCTATTCATGTATGAAGACCGCTATTTCTTCGCCACCTTCAGCGGAGACGCGAAGGTCGGCCAGATCAGTGCCAACAAGTGGGTGGAGGTCTGCGTGCCTCTTCGTGAATCCGGGAACACAGGCTACATCCGCCTCACTGGCATTGC
Above is a genomic segment from Candidatus Cloacimonadota bacterium containing:
- a CDS encoding DUF4159 domain-containing protein, encoding MPRNLLSIILLILSTTLGAVTGNVTTTGFARLQYDGGGDWYNDPEVLPNLARFVNASLNTTFPLDQSVVKAGEAKLFEYPFVYLTGHGNIRWDDREVENLRQWMLRGGFLYADDDYGMDSSFRREIKRVFPEYELVELDGSSPLFTSFFDFSGGLPKIHLHDEKPPQAFGIFDDDGRLMCLYTYETNISDGWADPATHKDPPEVRETALRFGCNIIYYLLTRS
- a CDS encoding radical SAM protein codes for the protein MPMSYTVSLLYTCNSRCSTCNVWKKKAHNFTVEEYAKTFKKIGRSPYWITFSGGEPFLRKDIVEVVSTIYEISRPNIINIPTNGILTGTIVEKTAAIARACPKSQVIINISVDGIGEQHDEIRKVPGNYKKTMATFQKLKALQIPNLAVGIHTVISQFNVDTFPGIANELLRLKPDAYITEIAEERGELDTFGAQITPSLVAYKSAIDYLIHRIKNEKYKGMNKITMAFRIEYYNLVKRIMRDERQILPCYAGVASAQISPDGDVWSCCVKAKSLGNLRASKYNFREIWFNHESELERRSIHKKQCWCPLANAAYTNMLMDIPTLMRVFWRSMIKWWN
- a CDS encoding UDP-2,3-diacylglucosamine diphosphatase yields the protein MRICVLSDVHYKYVFKDTYDRANANLALDFLKQAVGKYDLMVLNGDIFDLWFDWKYAIIKQYFPILHRLAEIREHGCRLVLISGNHDFWFNDFFRDYLEIEVYNNSFSLKEDGLRVLFTHGDLHTVNDLRYKFFRRLIRMKLSKKLFSLLHPDLALLIGGKLSRSSRFRQVSSLLQSKKSAGLSRYAEYMIGKKDYDLVCMGHSHHPGITRLKGGIYANSGDWTRHHSYLEIDSGQVSLKYYKSKEMHNAQNPAEDRPGGDGPGSQPQPAELPDQ
- a CDS encoding glycosyltransferase, which codes for MEKNPALICSLGVFAYNEADNIIPLLDSLCNQNLKQASIAEIIVVSSASTDGTDELVENYTSRDPRVRLIRQARREGKSSAINLFIAEAKSPILIVISGDVIPAPTTIEKLAVAFNDPKVGASGGRPVPVNPVNTFMGFAVHLLWRLHHRMAMISPKLGEMIAFRKLMDSIPAESAVDEASIEAIVRSHGLKLRYVPDAIISNKGPTNLKDFIKQRRRIQNGHLWLKQKQDYKVVSQDGGTLLWILLAELREYPASAPKVFAVMLLEMYCRLLGSWDFYIKGKNPFAWDIARSTKDLGR
- a CDS encoding peptidylprolyl isomerase is translated as MLKTPQKIALVAMVLVLSLSLLNCQTNELKSAGAAKLEEKLDKETQVKTAVIETNQGNIELELWPNLAPKTVDNFLKLAAEGFYNQTYFHRVIPDFMIQGGDPNTKDGDRSNDGMGGPGYQFEDECYAPGEAVTGEVNDEETAMLVWTKIIIPYMQSGKNPQQEVFDIVRAVQEEQSPEPIFGKTVEWYQNRTGISEPLRKQILKASVLYSYICMANSGPNTNGSQFFIVTKQPGTPWLDGKHTVFGKVASGMDVVHKIENLPRDKQDNPEVGNRAIIKAINLTK
- a CDS encoding pyridoxamine 5'-phosphate oxidase family protein, with product MARTSESALQQEIMAWISQNQYVYLATVDKKQARVRPVVLFMYEDRYFFATFSGDAKVGQISANKWVEVCVPLRESGNTGYIRLTGIARIVTNAALKAEASERCFFFDEYFHGYDDPDYTLIEFEADFAEYLRPGERTSQTCNLKRHTG
- the nusB gene encoding transcription antitermination factor NusB: MGLRRKSRELAAQTLYALDFRELDPEFLEYGMLNSYPDVLNELAKLEKMRNSATVIDFADDLVKNAIINRTEIIQKIEKHSENWSVESISHMDRNVLQVAVYELLYTDTPPAVVINEALEIGKKFCEEGAVKFINGVLDSVNKELRAKESIEGIARLR
- a CDS encoding 6,7-dimethyl-8-ribityllumazine synthase, which gives rise to MKVIEGNLVSKGYRFALVVSRFNELVSRKLMEGAMDCLLRHEVLEDDITVIWVPGAFEIPQMAKAAAQSDSYDAVICLGAVIRGGTPHFEYVAAEVSKGVAQVALSQSKPVIFGVLTTDTIEQALERAGTKAGNKGFSAASAALEMLNLMAELKLGTKA
- a CDS encoding PQQ-binding-like beta-propeller repeat protein, producing the protein MIKLQSKYALSPQSICEHQSSQDGRYAWFLCVAHEENDIALEEILAGVKLEVLNAKVLEISKMEIENWLKSFFADFHWKLHASLRRTNLREKGLSLFFAVCFDHDLIFVQFGRLFCAVTNGKKLETVGRNWKNYHVQSLKNLNLLGLSEEDIRVKPLKFHLKENESLVVLPGKVAAKVFGSSPDVSSLQPLVESFSSASPALWLILKHQTPLAKPKKRRLTKLEISTLFLLLGTALAIIYMALGNRIIGVGFYRAKKMVNEKIEQAITVLNMPARNVQLVRNWSMELPFRVTSSPAFNQQNVFLVSGADIYAYKLSSREQLWKQNYPAPVGAIMTTAAGLNATLTNGNTLGLDLRGNEVWSQSLQALANEKSNLTMLEITPAQEKRIDKNLTVLPLRRGLAILDSQQGKLMSELSLPEELRFISMYDDYNSCFYLVTQDSLVCVNLNIVN